GAACCTTACGAGGGTTCGACCAATTTCGGACGGTTGGTCTGTCAAGGACCAGCACGAGTAATTGACGGCCAGCATCGGTTAGGGGGAATTGACAAGTTTCACCGTCAACTGCTGCACGAAACCTCTTTACCCGTTCCGTTTCTCGCGTTTCATGTACTGTATCCGGAAGAAGAAATGTCGATTTTTGATACCATTAATACGAATCAAGTAGGTCTGACGAAATCTTTACTTGTTTACTTGAAAAGAGACCGCGAAGAATATGCACGGATCGCAATCGACCTTGCGGAACGCAGCGATTCCCCATTTTACAATCTGGTTGTCGTGGTCACCAAGAAAACGACCGACCGACCGTTTACGCTCGATCATTTAAAACGCGCTTGCGAAATGATTCTGACAGCCAGTCCGTTTGAACAGCTGAGCATCGAACAGAAGCGGCTTGCAATCACCATTTATTTTCGGGAAATCAGCCGCGTTTTTGAAGAAGCCTGGCATTCCAAAACGGCGTTTAAACTGCGCAGTGTAATGGGATTGTTAAGCTGCGCCGCTGTCGGCCGCAATATTCTGGAAGCCGCTTGGAATTCGGAACAGGGCTGGTTTGACGAAGGGGAAATTAAACGGCTGGTTTGGAAAATGCACACGTTCGACTGGTCCCGCACCGGCCAAATCCGCTATGCATCCGGTATCCCCGGTCAGCGGTACGTATCGCAGGTACTCCATTATATGGTGTTTGAGACGCCTATTAAAGCGAAAGAACCCATGCCAGCACCGAAATTTAACATAGAAGAGCAAGTCGGTTAGCATTCAGACCGGGTACCGCTTACGAAACGGCGCACCCGGTTTTTTATGTGAGAAAATGGATCAGATCCCCTGCCAAAAGGGCGTTTTGCCCGATTTTTTCTGCCGCCTGATCACCTGCCCGGCCATGCAGCCAGACACCCAAGCAGGCAGCCTGCTTTGCTTCATGTCCTTGTGCAAGTAACCCCGCGATCAGACCGGCCAATACATCGCCCATACCGCCTGTGGCCATTCCAGGATTGCCTGTAGTATTCACAAAAGCGGTTCCGTCCGGAGTGGCAATGACTGTTTGCGCCCCTTTCAGCACTAACGTCACACCGAATTCCACTGCATATTGTGTGGCGGTCCCAATCCGGTCTGCTTGGATTTCCCGCACGGACAGATTCATAAGTCGGCTCATTTCTCCCGGATGCGGAGTCAGGACGGTCGCCGCCTGACGGCGCGGCCACTTTTGCAGATGATCGGCGAGCATGTTCAACCCATCCGCATCAATCACCAACGGACAGGCAGCCCCCTCCCAGAGCGCCTTCATCCAGTCAAAGTCTTCTGAAAATCGGCCAATGCCAGGCCCGATCACCACCGCCTGTTTGCCTTCCATCAGTGCCAGAAGCTCATGCGGGGACACAGCCGACCAATCGCCTCTTTTCTCATCGGCAACCCCCGCCAGCATGGCTTCCGGTACATGCCCGATCAACGATTCCAGCAGATGGTCTGGCACAGCCCAAGTGACCAGCCCGCAGCCGGAGCGAAGTGCCGCTTTTGTACATAAGATGCCGGCTCCGCTCATGCGCCGCGATCCTGCCGCCACCAGCACATGTCCATACGTTCCTTTATGCGTATTTGGTTGGCGCGGTCTTGCGGGATCGACACCCAATCGTTCCCGCAGCGTGTGTTCATATAACAAAAACGTTTTGACACCGAGTTGATCCGCCAATCCGGCGGGAATTCCGATCGGAACCACGGTCAATTGTCCGGCCGCCCCGATTCCCGGTTGCTGCACCAGACCCCTTTTTGGAAATGCAAACGTGATCGTATGTTCGGCCCGTATACAGGGAGCGTTCAGCGATCCATTGTCCGCGTCCAGTCCGCTTGGAATATCGACTGCCAAAATCGGCAGACCGCTCTTGTTCGCCTCCCGAATCAAAGCGGCATACGGCCCGCGCGGGGCTCCTTTGCTGCCAGTCCCAAGCAAGCCATCCAGCACCGCATCAAAACGCTGCCATTCGATCGTATCCGGTTGATACAACTGGCAGGAAATCCCCAATCTGACAGCGATATCCCGCTGTACCGCCGCATCTCCCCGCAATGTTTCGGGCGGCTCCGCATAGACAACTTCGGCATGATGCCCCCACTCAGCCAGATGTCTGGCGGCCACCACTGCGTCCGCTCCATTGTTTCCCTTGCCGGCCAGAATCAGCCAACGCCCTTTCCGATCCGCTCCCGCCCGTTTGGCAAAATAGTCGGCTGCCACCCGGGCCGTTTCCCGCCCCGCATTTTCCATCAGGACAAGCGCCGGGATGCCGATTTTGTCAATCGTATGATGATCCAGTTGCCGCATCTCTTGTGAGGTTACTACGTGCATATCTGTACTCCTTTATGAAAATTCAGCCGGTACCTGATTGCTCCGCAAAATGATCCGCAGCGTAGAGTTTAGTGTGGCCGGGTCACGCGTAAAGGAACTGTGGTTCACCGCATGACTCACCAGTTCGATATGCTTCCCTCCATATGGAAAACGCTGCGTTTGCGGATTCTTCTCCGCCAGGATCCAGACGGCTTTGCCAGCAGACAGTAAATTTTGCAAAACGGTGCTCGTTTTCGCGTGTTTTTGCATGCCGAGAATCGGGCAATCCCCGCTTTGCGCTTCAAATCCCGAACTGACCAAATACAAAATCGATTTGCGGTAGTAAGGAACTGTCGGATCTTCCCGTTCCAGTTCATCACTTAAAGTATACAGGAAAAATCGTCTCAACAGGTGGCGTTCGATCGCCCGCGCGTAGGATTCCTCAAACAGCTTAACCGTGCAGGCGGGCGCGTATAAACTGCAGGTTCCGATTTTCAGATGGAGGTAGAGGTTTATCTTTTTCTCCAACAATTGTTTCAAAAACGAAGCCAGTACAATGGAACCGGCGCTGTGCCCTACCAAGTGCAGTTCCGCCTGCACGTTCATCTTGCGAAGCGCCTGCGTCAGCAACGTAAAAAACCGCCAACCGCCGCCATCAGCAAATACCTTTTCGGCGCGCCGTTTCATCATCTCCCACGGTTCAGGAAACAAACGGGCGACCTCTTCCAATATTTCATCGATCAACGGTTCCCCGTCGGAAATCAACTCCAGTCGGTTGTTCTTCATCAGCGTCAAATGTTCACCGATTATCTCTTGCAGCGAAGACTGCCAAATGAAAAAAACCGGATAAATTCCATTTGCCAAAAACATTTTATGGTGAGTTCTCGTCAGCTCCCCCGCCTCGTTTTCGGTCACCAAAGCGCCATGACAATAAAACAGCAGCCGATTGGGGCCCGGTGTACTGCGAAAATAAGCGAGTATCGAGCGTACAATCTGTTTCAACTGCGCTTCTGAGCTTTGGAAAATTCCCGTCCTGGAAAGCCGCCCGTCCTCTTCCGTATTGACCACAAATGAACTGAGATCGACAAAATCGGGCGACGGTTCGTTGCGTCTCCGTGCAGACCGTCGAATCATGCGCTCACCTCATATTACGGGTTTTATTGCATTCTATTCGTCTGCCGGAGGAAAAAGCCTCCTGGTTTCGCTTATTATGTCTATTCCGTTGTCAACTGGAAACATTTTTGCATTGTGGCAAAGCTGGAAAGTGAGTACGATCTTATTACCAAAATCTACTCCGGGTGATAACGATGAAACGTACTGCAGCAGTTTTCGGCGGCCTGCTCGTAGCAGGCAATTTGATAACGACACCTGTCGCCCCGATGAAGCGGTCTCCCGCGCACAAGCTGCCGTTGTGATCAATCGCATTCTCCACCACATGCCGAAAACGGTAATGGGCTATACGGTGAATTTTTCTCCCTCTGATACGCTTTCCTACCACTCGGTGCAAACGTACGGTTCGAATTTGGCGCAAACTGCCATATTCGGCTACACGTATGACGCATCAGGCAATCTGATTCAACAAGGCAACCAGGATTCCACCCTCCAAGAGTCCCTGCAGCAAAAAATCATGCCTGAACTGTCGATTAACAACCAGTACAATTCCACGCTGGCCGGCAATCTATTATCCAACCAAACGGCGCAAGAGAACTGATCCAAAATTAGCAAGCGGAGCTGCGCAATAAAAACTATGCTGCAGCAAAGGAAACCACATACACGTATACCGATTCACAAAACATATCCCACACGGTCTGGATGGAAGATCATCAAAGTCTGTATTACAAACTGGATCTTGTTGCCCGTTACGACATTCGAGGCATCGGCATCTGGCGGCTCGGACTGGAAGACGCCCCGTTTCGGGACACGATTGCCAATTGGCAGAAGTAAAAGACAGACATTGGGGAAGAACGTAAAAAGCTGTTCCCCCAGCAGATAAATTGCTGAGAGGAACAGCTTTTTTTAGTGCACCAAAGGCTTGGCGAAAGCCAAGTTTTCTTTAGAAGGATTAGCGATTATTTTTTTTGTTCAAAGTAGCCAAATTTTCTTCGCTATGCTTAAGCCATTTTTTCAATTGATCCTCAAACGTATTGAAACGTTCGCGCGAATCGTTGCGATTGACGTTCGACCGTTCATTGCGGCCCCCACCAAAATTGCCCCCTTCACGGCGGCGATTTTCTCGCGGTTGGCGACGTTCTGTGGTTGTTTCCGGCTTTGGCATGGCTTCTTTAATAGAAAGAGAGACCTTGCCCGTTTCCGGATCGATCGACATCACTTTCACCTGTACCGTATCACCGACCGATAAATGGTCGCTCACTTCTTTTACAAAGCTGTGAGCAATCTGCGAAATATGAACAAGACCCTGTTGGGATTCGTTGATTGCCACGAAAGCGCCGAACGGTTTGATTGAGGTGACTTTCCCCTCAATAATGCTGCCTACTTCAACCGATGTTGTTGACATTTAAACACTCCTTAAGATGGTAAATAGATGGCCGTTTTGCATACTTGTATAGTATACCCTTTCCTGCCCGGGAAGGGAAGCCCAATTGTGTATGGTTTTTTAACCCCAGCCACCGGCAAATTTGATCACTTCTCCGCAGAAGAAATCAGAATCGTCGGACGCCAGAAATACGGCCAGTTTCGCTGATTCTTCCCCCCTCGCCAAGCGGCCGAGGGGTATGTTTTTCGTGATTTTTTTCAGTATGTCCGGATTGCCAATCAATTCATTCGGAAAATAGGCCGGATTTTCCACATAGTTTTGTGCAATCGCGTTGACCTGAATATTGTAGCGGGCTACTTCCTTGCCAAGCGCTTTCGTAAATCCATTTGCGCCCGCCCTGGCAGCCGAATAGGGCGTATACTTGGGAAGACCGACAATTCCGGCGGCGGAAGTGACATTGACGATTTTCCCCTTCTGTTTGTCTATCATATATGGCAACGCTGCTTTTGTTGTATAAAACAGTTCCGTCATCAGCGCGTGAATCATCGAATCCCATTCTTCATCCGATGTTTCACAAAGCATTGTCCCAGACCCGGGATTGTGAACGTTTACGTTGACCAGCACATCCAGCCGTCCCCGTTCTTCCACAAGTTTTGCGATATGCGTCGCGGCAACTCCCCTTGCTCCAAAATCGGCCTCTATCACCTGCACACCCTCCAGCTGCGCCCCATGACTGGCAAGCTGTTCTTTCGCCGCCGCAAACTGCCTGGACTGCAGAATCACGGTCGCCCCTTCTTTCTGAAACTCGGCCGTAATCGCGGGGCCCATATAATCTCCGCAGTTGGTGATCAGGCAAATTTTATCTTTCAACTTCATTTTGTTCCCCCCTTTCCCATCGTCCAAATAATCGCTCCCACAGTTGTGTATATACACTTTCTACAAAATAAAAGAGAATCCTTTTGTCTTCCATACCGATCAGGTATTTCCGACAAGCGGATTCTCTCCACTCCCTATTTTATTCGTTATGCGATCACTCGCTAACGTATGCCAGTAATATAACGGGCCACATGTACACCGGCCGCTGATGCCTGCGCCAGTCCACGCGTAATTCCGGCGCCGTCACCGACCGTGAACAGTCCTTTGATATCCGTTTCAAACTTGTCGTTCATGCGGGGACGGGCGCTGTAAAATTTGGCTTCCACCCCGTAGAACAACGTATGCTCCGACGCGATGCCGGGCGTTACCCGGTCCAACGCTTCCATCATTTCGATCAGCGATTTCATCGAATTATACGGCAGTACCAGCCCCAGATCGCCGGGTACCGCTTCTTTTAGTGTCGGTTCGATAAATCCTTCCCGAATCCGGTTTTCCGTTGACCGCCTGCCTTTTAAAATGTCGCCATACTTTTGAACGATCACCGAACCGCTCGACAGATCATTGGCGCGGCGGCTGATTTCTTTTGCATATTCGATCGGCTTGTCGAACGGTTCCGTAAATGTATGGGAAACCAGCAGCGCAAAATTCGTGTTCGGACTGCCGAGCGCCGGATCTTTGTAAGAATGGCCGTTGGCTGTCATCACGCCCGAATGGTTCTCGACCACCACATGACCGCTCGGATTCGCGCAAAATGTGCGTACACGCGTTCCCACCGATGTGTTGAAAATAAACTTTGCTTCATACAGATGCTCGTTTAATTCTTGCATGATCACGTTTGATGTTTCGACACGCACGCCGATATCGACCTGGTTATTCGTCATCGTTACGCCACGCTTCTTCAATAACGATGCAAGCCATTCCGAACCGTCCCGGCCCGGTCCGATGATCACCTGATCGGCATGGAGCTCTTCGCCGTTTTTTAAACGAACGCCCGTGACACGGTATGATTTATGTTTTGTTGTACTGCCCGGCAATTCTTCCGTCAAGATATCGTCCACAAACGTTTTAAAACGCGTTTCAATTTTATTTTCCAGCGTGCCAAATATATTCTGCAGGATTTTCAAATTTTCTTCCGTTCCCAAATGGCGGACACGCGCTTTCAACAGTTTCAAGCCGGCTGCCGCTGCGCGCCGTTCAATGGAAGCCACCGCTGGCGTTGTCGGATCGGTAATAATCGTCGTTGCACCATGTTCGAGGTTGATCCGATCCACATACTCGATCAGTTCCAGCACCTTGGAAGGGGCCAGATAGTCCTGCATCCAGCCGCCAAACTCGGTCGTCAGATTAAATTTTCCGTCACTGTATGCGCCTGCCCCACCCCACCCGGCAGTAATCGAACAGGCGGGCAAGCACCCGGCATACTCTTTCATCTTGGTGGGCGGCGGGCACTTCGTTAATTTTCCTTCCAAAATCGGACAGTTCCGATTGAAAATGTTATGTCCCTTGTCAATCAGGATCACTTTCAGCTGCGGATTCAGCAAGGTAAGTTCATACGCGGCAAAAATACCGCTGGGACCGGCGCCGACAATGATTACATCGTATTTCATGCACATTCCCCTTTGATGTCGATTGTCTCCGATTGAACCTAAACGTTCATAGTTCGGATTTCGGGGGTTCAGAGTCCCTGTAACAATCTATCAAAAATTGATTCAAATATCAATTACGAACATTATCTATTTTGAAAAACAGGTTTGTCCGGGAACGAAAAAGCACTTCATTTGACAGGAAGCGTAAGCGAGGAGCGTGGGAGTTGCGTAGAAGTTATTTTGTTGTCTATGAAATCATAAATTCAAGGATGGGTAAATATCACCCGTTCTTATTCAAGGGGAATCGTCTAAGACTATATACCTGAGTCCGCTGTCAATCCAAACAACTCCACACCTCGTGCCTGCGGCCCTGTCGATCCGTGT
The sequence above is a segment of the Effusibacillus dendaii genome. Coding sequences within it:
- a CDS encoding DGQHR domain-containing protein → MITIENVIRSEQKGRIIYQGNLMSQHADALSTIPLYNHPDGTGYQRPFDSNRALAYAHYLEQPNACLTPIILNADGKWTFEPYEGSTNFGRLVCQGPARVIDGQHRLGGIDKFHRQLLHETSLPVPFLAFHVLYPEEEMSIFDTINTNQVGLTKSLLVYLKRDREEYARIAIDLAERSDSPFYNLVVVVTKKTTDRPFTLDHLKRACEMILTASPFEQLSIEQKRLAITIYFREISRVFEEAWHSKTAFKLRSVMGLLSCAAVGRNILEAAWNSEQGWFDEGEIKRLVWKMHTFDWSRTGQIRYASGIPGQRYVSQVLHYMVFETPIKAKEPMPAPKFNIEEQVG
- a CDS encoding NAD(P)H-hydrate dehydratase is translated as MHVVTSQEMRQLDHHTIDKIGIPALVLMENAGRETARVAADYFAKRAGADRKGRWLILAGKGNNGADAVVAARHLAEWGHHAEVVYAEPPETLRGDAAVQRDIAVRLGISCQLYQPDTIEWQRFDAVLDGLLGTGSKGAPRGPYAALIREANKSGLPILAVDIPSGLDADNGSLNAPCIRAEHTITFAFPKRGLVQQPGIGAAGQLTVVPIGIPAGLADQLGVKTFLLYEHTLRERLGVDPARPRQPNTHKGTYGHVLVAAGSRRMSGAGILCTKAALRSGCGLVTWAVPDHLLESLIGHVPEAMLAGVADEKRGDWSAVSPHELLALMEGKQAVVIGPGIGRFSEDFDWMKALWEGAACPLVIDADGLNMLADHLQKWPRRQAATVLTPHPGEMSRLMNLSVREIQADRIGTATQYAVEFGVTLVLKGAQTVIATPDGTAFVNTTGNPGMATGGMGDVLAGLIAGLLAQGHEAKQAACLGVWLHGRAGDQAAEKIGQNALLAGDLIHFLT
- a CDS encoding alpha/beta hydrolase, whose translation is MIRRSARRRNEPSPDFVDLSSFVVNTEEDGRLSRTGIFQSSEAQLKQIVRSILAYFRSTPGPNRLLFYCHGALVTENEAGELTRTHHKMFLANGIYPVFFIWQSSLQEIIGEHLTLMKNNRLELISDGEPLIDEILEEVARLFPEPWEMMKRRAEKVFADGGGWRFFTLLTQALRKMNVQAELHLVGHSAGSIVLASFLKQLLEKKINLYLHLKIGTCSLYAPACTVKLFEESYARAIERHLLRRFFLYTLSDELEREDPTVPYYRKSILYLVSSGFEAQSGDCPILGMQKHAKTSTVLQNLLSAGKAVWILAEKNPQTQRFPYGGKHIELVSHAVNHSSFTRDPATLNSTLRIILRSNQVPAEFS
- a CDS encoding glycoside hydrolase family 18 protein; this encodes MSIPLSTGNIFALWQSWKVSTILLPKSTPGDNDETYCSSFRRPARSRQFDNDTCRPDEAVSRAQAAVVINRILHHMPKTVMGYTVNFSPSDTLSYHSVQTYGSNLAQTAIFGYTYDASGNLIQQGNQDSTLQESLQQKIMPELSINNQYNSTLAGNLLSNQTAQEN
- a CDS encoding glycoside hydrolase: MEDHQSLYYKLDLVARYDIRGIGIWRLGLEDAPFRDTIANWQK
- a CDS encoding CvfD/Ygs/GSP13 family RNA-binding post-transcriptional regulator, whose protein sequence is MSTTSVEVGSIIEGKVTSIKPFGAFVAINESQQGLVHISQIAHSFVKEVSDHLSVGDTVQVKVMSIDPETGKVSLSIKEAMPKPETTTERRQPRENRRREGGNFGGGRNERSNVNRNDSRERFNTFEDQLKKWLKHSEENLATLNKKNNR
- a CDS encoding SDR family NAD(P)-dependent oxidoreductase, yielding MKLKDKICLITNCGDYMGPAITAEFQKEGATVILQSRQFAAAKEQLASHGAQLEGVQVIEADFGARGVAATHIAKLVEERGRLDVLVNVNVHNPGSGTMLCETSDEEWDSMIHALMTELFYTTKAALPYMIDKQKGKIVNVTSAAGIVGLPKYTPYSAARAGANGFTKALGKEVARYNIQVNAIAQNYVENPAYFPNELIGNPDILKKITKNIPLGRLARGEESAKLAVFLASDDSDFFCGEVIKFAGGWG
- a CDS encoding NAD(P)/FAD-dependent oxidoreductase, yielding MKYDVIIVGAGPSGIFAAYELTLLNPQLKVILIDKGHNIFNRNCPILEGKLTKCPPPTKMKEYAGCLPACSITAGWGGAGAYSDGKFNLTTEFGGWMQDYLAPSKVLELIEYVDRINLEHGATTIITDPTTPAVASIERRAAAAGLKLLKARVRHLGTEENLKILQNIFGTLENKIETRFKTFVDDILTEELPGSTTKHKSYRVTGVRLKNGEELHADQVIIGPGRDGSEWLASLLKKRGVTMTNNQVDIGVRVETSNVIMQELNEHLYEAKFIFNTSVGTRVRTFCANPSGHVVVENHSGVMTANGHSYKDPALGSPNTNFALLVSHTFTEPFDKPIEYAKEISRRANDLSSGSVIVQKYGDILKGRRSTENRIREGFIEPTLKEAVPGDLGLVLPYNSMKSLIEMMEALDRVTPGIASEHTLFYGVEAKFYSARPRMNDKFETDIKGLFTVGDGAGITRGLAQASAAGVHVARYITGIR